The Rhodococcus sp. X156 genome window below encodes:
- a CDS encoding ABC transporter ATP-binding protein produces the protein MTDTLTAPGSGPAHPAVEPILELADVRAGYGAIEVLHGVNLQVLPGQVVALLGPNGAGKTTSLKICSGLVPVSSGELRLSGRAVNGAGASDLARLGVCSIPEGRGVFANLSVRENLWIGTGTGTSLEHMEEVAYARFPILGKRRNQLAGSMSGGEQQMLALSRALGTDPTILLLDELSMGLAPLIVSQMYDTVGQLAAEGLTILVAEQFARAVLPIADSAALMLQGRLVRVGAPDEIENELSTSYLGG, from the coding sequence ATGACCGACACGCTCACCGCTCCCGGCAGCGGGCCGGCCCACCCCGCCGTCGAGCCGATCCTGGAGCTCGCCGACGTTCGCGCCGGCTACGGCGCCATCGAGGTGCTGCACGGCGTGAACCTGCAGGTGCTGCCCGGGCAGGTGGTGGCCCTGCTGGGTCCCAACGGTGCCGGCAAGACCACCTCGCTGAAGATCTGCTCCGGCCTGGTGCCGGTCAGCTCGGGCGAGCTGCGGCTGTCCGGCCGGGCCGTCAACGGCGCAGGTGCCTCGGACCTCGCCAGGCTCGGGGTGTGCTCCATCCCCGAGGGCCGTGGGGTGTTCGCCAACCTCAGCGTCCGCGAGAACCTCTGGATCGGCACCGGCACCGGCACCAGCCTGGAGCACATGGAGGAGGTGGCGTACGCCCGCTTCCCCATCCTGGGCAAGCGCCGCAACCAGCTGGCGGGGTCCATGTCCGGTGGTGAGCAGCAGATGCTGGCGCTGTCCCGGGCACTGGGCACCGACCCCACGATCCTGTTGCTCGACGAGCTGTCCATGGGGCTCGCTCCCCTGATCGTGTCGCAGATGTACGACACGGTGGGCCAGCTGGCGGCAGAGGGGCTGACCATCCTGGTCGCCGAGCAGTTCGCCCGGGCAGTCCTGCCCATCGCGGACTCGGCGGCGCTGATGCTGCAGGGCCGGCTGGTGCGAGTGGGCGCACCGGACGAGATCGAGAACGAGCTTTCAACCAGCTACCTAGGAGGATGA
- a CDS encoding ABC transporter ATP-binding protein, translated as MPLLESRDITVRFGGLVAVNNVSISIEPATITGLIGPNGAGKTTLFNTITGLQRPSAGKILLDGEDITKMRPPKRAHRGLARTFQRLELFMSLSVRDNIRVAGDIHNANGRSKRIDVNAETDRVLELCGLGDIATQDVSDIPTGRARVVELARALMTEPRVLLLDEPASGQTEHETDQFADLLVQLAAGGLAICLVEHDLPLVMRVCSMIHVLDFGSLLASGTPEQVRQDPAVIAAYIGTEDVA; from the coding sequence ATGCCTCTGCTTGAGAGCCGCGACATCACGGTCCGCTTCGGCGGCCTGGTCGCCGTCAACAACGTGAGCATCAGCATCGAGCCCGCCACCATCACCGGGCTGATCGGCCCCAACGGTGCTGGCAAGACGACGCTGTTCAACACCATCACCGGGCTGCAGCGCCCGTCCGCCGGCAAGATCCTGCTCGACGGCGAGGACATCACCAAGATGCGTCCGCCCAAGCGCGCGCACCGTGGCCTGGCCCGCACCTTCCAGCGGCTGGAGCTGTTCATGTCGCTGTCGGTGCGGGACAACATCCGCGTCGCCGGGGACATCCACAACGCCAACGGCCGCAGCAAGCGGATCGACGTCAACGCCGAGACCGACCGGGTGCTCGAGCTGTGCGGGCTGGGCGACATCGCCACCCAGGACGTCTCCGACATCCCCACCGGCCGTGCCCGCGTGGTCGAGCTGGCCCGGGCGCTGATGACCGAGCCCCGCGTGCTGCTGCTGGACGAGCCGGCGTCGGGCCAGACCGAGCACGAGACCGACCAGTTCGCCGACCTGCTGGTCCAGCTGGCCGCCGGCGGCCTGGCCATCTGCCTGGTGGAGCACGACCTGCCACTGGTGATGCGGGTGTGCTCGATGATCCACGTCCTGGACTTCGGCTCGCTGCTCGCCTCGGGCACGCCCGAGCAGGTGCGCCAGGACCCCGCAGTGATCGCCGCCTACATCGGCACGGAGGACGTCGCATGA
- a CDS encoding ABC transporter permease, protein MNAFVTFTILGLVLGAVYAIAASGLVLTYNTSGIFNFAHGAQAMLGAFCYWQLRSGWGLPTPVALLITLGVIGPLMGWGLYLFIMKGLRNTAEVTKIVVTVSILLGAIYLSHWFWDPKDSRSSEKFFGNSSQIDLFGSVISTHDLIALVVAVLIAIGLRIMFTRTRMGVSMRGAVDDPDLLRLNGHNPERIAATSWAMGSVLAVLAGILITPISGGSLEANALTLLVIDAFAAAMFGKLKSIPRTFVGAIVLGLASTYVLAYFPSTWTWTSNFRISLPMIVLFMVLIVLPHDRLSGAAVRTRERANVPTVRSAIAWGAFLVVAVFLIKLLMVDSAVTLLTTGMTFAIIALSLTVLTGYAGQMNLAAISFGAVATVVVFHFGTTTFGYESRTTLVGVLLGMAAAAVVGGIVALPALRLRGLYLALATLAFGVFLSNMVLNDISQHELFGKKFSLFTDGNLLIPPVKVGPLDLKDGDTFLMTTTALFALIGIGLVALRNSGYGRRLAAMKDSEAASATLGQSLVRLKLSVFVISAAIAGLGGILMSSAIGSVQSDSFSVLVSLSLLMLTVAAGIGYVTGALFGGIMSGVGFTMVISTFNDLAMDHENLSSVYTTLGHIAAVSPALIGLGVGANPSGTVHQVTEGYRALRNAKPVLIGGAVIEVILYLLAYTDTIDKWWFGILTITLVFLLPVFGQMLMPEAVLGKEEIARRKVTPPELIGVDVPFSERDRHALDQKLGLPAFVGAVPTGLAASPAAGHHGTDQNKELSTNASA, encoded by the coding sequence ATGAACGCTTTTGTGACCTTCACGATCCTGGGACTCGTGCTCGGTGCCGTGTACGCGATTGCCGCGTCCGGCCTCGTGCTCACCTACAACACCTCGGGGATCTTCAACTTCGCCCACGGTGCCCAGGCCATGCTCGGTGCGTTCTGCTACTGGCAGCTGCGCTCCGGCTGGGGGCTGCCCACCCCGGTGGCTCTGCTCATCACCCTCGGCGTCATCGGCCCGCTGATGGGCTGGGGCCTCTACCTCTTCATCATGAAGGGCCTGCGCAACACCGCCGAGGTCACCAAGATCGTGGTGACGGTGTCCATCCTGCTGGGTGCGATCTACCTGTCCCACTGGTTCTGGGACCCCAAGGACTCCCGCAGCTCGGAGAAGTTCTTCGGCAACAGCAGCCAGATCGACCTCTTCGGGTCGGTCATCAGCACCCACGACCTGATCGCCCTCGTGGTCGCCGTGCTCATCGCAATCGGCCTGCGCATCATGTTCACCCGCACCCGCATGGGCGTGTCCATGCGGGGCGCGGTGGACGACCCGGACCTGCTGCGCCTCAACGGCCACAACCCCGAGCGCATCGCCGCCACCTCCTGGGCCATGGGCTCCGTGCTCGCCGTGCTGGCCGGCATCCTCATCACTCCCATCAGCGGCGGGTCGCTGGAGGCCAACGCGCTGACGCTGCTCGTCATCGACGCCTTCGCCGCCGCGATGTTCGGCAAGCTCAAGAGCATCCCCCGCACCTTCGTCGGCGCCATCGTGCTGGGCCTGGCGAGCACCTACGTGCTGGCCTACTTCCCCTCCACCTGGACGTGGACCAGCAACTTCCGTATCTCGCTGCCGATGATCGTGCTGTTCATGGTCCTCATCGTGCTGCCGCACGACCGGCTCTCCGGCGCTGCGGTGCGCACCCGGGAGCGGGCCAACGTGCCCACCGTCCGCTCGGCCATCGCCTGGGGCGCGTTCCTCGTCGTCGCGGTGTTCCTGATCAAGCTGCTCATGGTCGACTCCGCGGTCACCCTGCTCACCACCGGCATGACGTTCGCGATCATCGCCCTCTCGCTCACCGTGCTCACCGGCTACGCCGGGCAGATGAACCTCGCGGCGATCTCCTTCGGCGCGGTGGCCACCGTGGTGGTCTTCCACTTCGGCACCACCACGTTCGGCTACGAGAGCCGCACCACCCTGGTGGGCGTGCTGCTCGGCATGGCCGCCGCGGCGGTGGTCGGCGGCATCGTCGCCCTGCCCGCACTGCGACTGCGGGGGCTCTACCTGGCGCTGGCCACGCTGGCCTTCGGTGTCTTCCTGTCCAACATGGTCCTCAACGACATCTCCCAGCACGAGCTCTTCGGCAAGAAGTTCTCGCTGTTCACCGACGGCAACCTGCTGATCCCGCCGGTCAAGGTCGGCCCGCTGGACCTCAAGGACGGTGACACCTTCCTGATGACGACCACGGCGCTGTTCGCGCTGATCGGCATCGGCCTGGTGGCGCTGCGCAACAGCGGCTACGGACGACGGCTCGCCGCCATGAAGGACAGCGAGGCGGCCTCGGCCACCCTGGGCCAGAGCCTGGTCCGGCTGAAGCTGAGCGTCTTCGTCATCTCCGCCGCCATCGCCGGCCTGGGCGGCATCCTGATGTCCAGCGCCATCGGCTCGGTCCAGTCGGACAGCTTCTCGGTGCTGGTCAGCCTCTCGCTGCTGATGCTCACCGTGGCGGCAGGCATCGGCTACGTCACCGGCGCCCTGTTCGGCGGCATCATGTCCGGCGTCGGCTTCACGATGGTCATCTCCACGTTCAACGACCTGGCGATGGACCACGAGAACCTGTCCTCGGTGTACACCACGCTCGGCCACATCGCCGCCGTCAGCCCGGCCCTCATCGGTCTCGGTGTCGGCGCCAACCCCAGCGGCACGGTGCACCAGGTGACCGAGGGCTACCGCGCCCTGCGCAACGCCAAGCCGGTGCTCATCGGTGGCGCGGTCATCGAGGTCATCCTCTACCTGCTGGCCTACACCGACACCATCGACAAGTGGTGGTTCGGCATCCTGACCATCACCCTGGTCTTCCTGCTGCCGGTGTTCGGCCAGATGCTGATGCCCGAGGCGGTGCTCGGCAAGGAGGAGATCGCCCGCCGGAAGGTCACGCCGCCCGAGCTCATCGGGGTGGACGTGCCGTTCTCCGAGCGCGACCGCCACGCGCTGGACCAGAAGCTCGGCCTGCCCGCGTTCGTCGGCGCGGTCCCCACCGGCCTCGCCGCCTCCCCCGCCGCCGGCCACCACGGCACCGACCAGAACAAGGAGCTGAGCACCAATGCCTCTGCTTGA
- a CDS encoding ABC transporter substrate-binding protein: protein MRLRKVVQTAAALTAIALVVPACSSSRSDTGSDPGAGAPTTAVTAASEKFGTLESPCGQGDAKGSTDQGVTDQSITIGYGDDRGYAINPGLNAEMGDAVKAMIAWCNKQGGINGREIKGNQYDASITKVNSVMQQACKSDFMLVGQGFAGDAGGEATRVGCNLATVPGFVVSPDALNGPMMYEAFPTPVDYFSNSQFQHLIELDPEAKAGTEIMATTLPAVISTNVKATEGAKAAGIVPKNCGVTTNYAGEPNFVPFAEKYKSCGMKTVFYTGAGTPAIYNLLQAIDQVGVQPNYMLGTTFYTDAVAKWNATTKIPKLNIDMAFQPFENADKVPAVQKYLDVVNGAGAKPALLGMQATSSFLLWATAAKECGSDLTRQCMVNKLSTVNEWTGGGLHAKTDPGKNMPTDCSLTVKLEDGKFSQILPKERAEFDCDSKYLVKISESAWGTQLNADRISTKYLTPNVILPQS from the coding sequence GTGAGACTGAGGAAAGTCGTCCAGACGGCAGCGGCGCTGACCGCGATTGCCCTGGTGGTCCCGGCCTGTTCGTCCAGCCGGTCGGACACTGGCAGCGACCCCGGCGCCGGCGCCCCCACCACCGCGGTCACCGCGGCCTCCGAGAAGTTCGGCACGCTGGAATCCCCCTGCGGCCAGGGCGACGCCAAGGGCTCCACCGACCAGGGCGTCACCGACCAGTCGATCACGATCGGCTACGGCGACGACCGTGGCTACGCGATCAACCCCGGCCTCAACGCCGAGATGGGCGACGCGGTCAAGGCCATGATCGCCTGGTGCAACAAGCAGGGCGGGATCAACGGCCGCGAGATCAAGGGCAACCAGTACGACGCCTCCATCACCAAGGTCAACTCGGTGATGCAGCAAGCCTGCAAGAGCGACTTCATGCTGGTCGGCCAGGGCTTCGCCGGTGACGCCGGCGGGGAGGCCACCCGGGTGGGCTGCAACCTCGCGACCGTCCCCGGGTTCGTGGTCAGCCCGGACGCCCTCAACGGCCCGATGATGTACGAGGCGTTCCCGACGCCGGTGGACTACTTCAGCAACTCCCAGTTCCAGCACCTGATCGAGCTGGACCCGGAGGCCAAGGCCGGCACCGAGATCATGGCGACCACGCTGCCCGCGGTCATCTCCACCAACGTCAAGGCCACCGAGGGCGCCAAGGCCGCCGGCATCGTCCCCAAGAACTGCGGCGTGACCACCAACTACGCCGGCGAGCCCAACTTCGTGCCGTTCGCCGAGAAGTACAAGTCCTGCGGGATGAAGACGGTGTTCTACACCGGCGCCGGCACCCCGGCCATCTACAACCTGCTGCAGGCCATCGACCAGGTCGGCGTCCAGCCCAACTACATGCTGGGCACCACCTTCTACACCGACGCCGTCGCCAAGTGGAACGCCACCACCAAGATCCCCAAGCTGAACATCGACATGGCCTTCCAGCCCTTCGAGAACGCCGACAAGGTGCCGGCGGTGCAGAAGTACCTCGACGTGGTCAACGGCGCGGGCGCCAAGCCGGCTCTGCTGGGCATGCAGGCCACCTCCTCGTTCCTGCTGTGGGCCACCGCGGCCAAGGAGTGCGGCAGCGACCTCACCCGCCAGTGCATGGTGAACAAGCTGTCCACGGTGAACGAGTGGACCGGTGGCGGGCTGCACGCCAAGACCGACCCCGGCAAGAACATGCCGACCGACTGCTCGCTCACGGTCAAGCTCGAGGACGGCAAGTTCAGCCAGATCCTGCCCAAGGAGCGCGCCGAGTTCGACTGCGACAGCAAGTACCTGGTCAAGATCTCGGAGTCCGCCTGGGGCACCCAGCTGAACGCGGACCGGATCAGCACCAAGTACCTGACGCCGAACGTGATCCTGCCGCAGAGCTGA
- a CDS encoding ABC transporter substrate-binding protein, producing the protein MRYKRAAQTAAALVAIALVVPACSSDRTETAVGADSGSSTSSSSESASTASSQKFGTLDSPCGKGDAKGATDQGVTDKSITIGYGDDRGATASPGLSKEMGDAVKAMIAWCNEQGGINGREIKGNQYDAAITKVNSVMQDSCKSDFMLVGQGFAGDAGGEATRVACNLVTVPGYVTSADALNAPMMYEAFPTPADYFNNSQFHHLATLSPDAKTGTEVISTTLPAVTSTNLKAVEGAKEAGFTLKNCGITTNFSGEPNFVPFAEKYKSCGMTSAFYTGSGTPAIFNLLQAINQVGTQPTYVLGTPFYADSVAQWNAATKIPNMHVDIAFQPFENASKVPAVQKYLDIVTPTGGKTALLGMQATSSFLLWATAAKECGSDLTRQCMVNELSKVHQWTGGGMHATTDPGANKPANCSMTLKLEDGKFNQVLPKTQGEFDCDGKYLVKVSESAWGTQLNEDRIVTKYLTPNTIKPQS; encoded by the coding sequence GTGAGATACAAGAGAGCTGCGCAGACGGCGGCAGCGCTGGTCGCGATCGCGTTGGTGGTCCCGGCCTGTTCGTCCGACCGGACCGAGACTGCGGTGGGCGCCGACAGCGGTTCCAGCACCTCCTCGTCCAGCGAGAGCGCCAGCACCGCGTCGTCGCAGAAGTTCGGCACGCTGGACTCCCCCTGCGGCAAGGGCGACGCCAAGGGCGCCACCGACCAGGGCGTCACCGACAAGTCGATCACCATCGGCTACGGCGACGACCGCGGCGCCACCGCGAGCCCCGGCCTGTCCAAGGAGATGGGCGACGCCGTCAAGGCGATGATCGCGTGGTGCAACGAGCAGGGCGGGATCAACGGCCGCGAGATCAAGGGCAACCAGTACGACGCCGCGATCACCAAGGTGAACTCGGTGATGCAGGACTCGTGCAAGAGCGACTTCATGCTGGTCGGCCAGGGCTTCGCCGGCGACGCCGGTGGCGAGGCCACCCGCGTCGCTTGCAACCTCGTCACCGTGCCCGGGTACGTGACCAGCGCGGACGCCCTCAACGCCCCGATGATGTACGAGGCGTTCCCGACGCCGGCGGACTACTTCAACAACTCCCAGTTCCACCACCTCGCCACCCTGAGTCCCGACGCCAAGACGGGCACCGAGGTCATCTCCACCACGCTGCCCGCGGTCACCTCGACCAACCTCAAGGCCGTCGAGGGCGCCAAGGAGGCGGGCTTCACGCTGAAGAACTGCGGCATCACCACCAACTTCTCCGGTGAGCCCAACTTCGTGCCCTTCGCCGAGAAGTACAAGTCGTGCGGCATGACCTCGGCCTTCTACACCGGCTCGGGCACCCCGGCCATCTTCAACCTGCTGCAGGCCATCAACCAGGTGGGCACCCAGCCCACCTACGTGCTGGGCACGCCGTTCTACGCCGACTCCGTTGCTCAGTGGAACGCCGCCACCAAGATTCCGAACATGCACGTGGACATCGCCTTCCAGCCCTTCGAGAACGCGTCGAAGGTGCCCGCGGTGCAGAAGTACCTGGACATCGTGACCCCGACCGGCGGCAAGACCGCCCTGCTGGGCATGCAGGCCACCTCGTCGTTCCTGCTCTGGGCCACCGCGGCCAAGGAGTGCGGCAGCGACCTCACCCGCCAGTGCATGGTGAACGAGCTGTCCAAGGTGCACCAGTGGACCGGTGGCGGCATGCACGCCACCACCGACCCGGGCGCCAACAAGCCGGCGAACTGCTCCATGACCCTCAAGCTCGAGGACGGCAAGTTCAACCAGGTCCTGCCCAAGACGCAGGGCGAGTTCGACTGCGACGGCAAGTACCTGGTCAAGGTCTCCGAGTCGGCCTGGGGCACCCAGCTGAACGAGGACAGGATCGTCACCAAGTACCTGACACCGAACACCATCAAGCCGCAGAGCTGA
- a CDS encoding IclR family transcriptional regulator yields the protein MTLIVDAFDSRFTRLNLEQIACRTHLPRSTAHRILDQLVQLSWLEHTSMGYSLGRRALGLGGQDGAHGEIRKAAADVLHSLHLRTGMVVHLAVLDGSMEMYLDKVGGRYASVLPSKVGQRSAIYKTTGGRAMLAWLEPERVDDLVGERITRPPQPGKWDLMSLHRELNRIRARGGISLDRGEFTAECPSVAAAVRTHEGPVAAISLCAESGSAQLDRVVPLLADAARRVSQALLPDPAPASASRSVQAPTVVPRGAAARR from the coding sequence ATGACGCTCATCGTCGATGCGTTCGACAGCCGCTTCACCCGGCTGAACCTCGAGCAGATCGCGTGTCGCACCCATCTGCCGCGCTCCACCGCGCACCGGATCCTCGACCAGCTCGTCCAGCTGAGCTGGCTGGAGCACACGTCCATGGGCTACAGCCTGGGCCGGCGGGCACTGGGCCTGGGCGGCCAGGACGGCGCGCACGGCGAGATCCGCAAGGCAGCGGCGGACGTGCTGCACAGCCTGCACCTGCGCACCGGCATGGTGGTGCACCTGGCGGTGCTGGACGGCTCCATGGAGATGTACCTGGACAAGGTGGGCGGCCGCTACGCCAGCGTGCTGCCCTCCAAGGTCGGCCAGCGCTCGGCGATCTACAAGACCACCGGCGGTCGCGCCATGCTGGCCTGGCTGGAGCCCGAGCGCGTCGACGACCTCGTCGGTGAGCGCATCACCCGTCCACCACAGCCGGGCAAGTGGGACCTGATGAGCCTGCACCGCGAGCTCAACCGGATCCGGGCCCGTGGCGGCATCTCCCTGGACCGCGGGGAGTTCACCGCGGAGTGCCCGAGCGTGGCCGCCGCCGTGCGCACGCACGAGGGACCGGTTGCCGCCATCAGCCTGTGCGCCGAGTCGGGCAGCGCCCAGCTCGACCGCGTGGTCCCGCTGCTGGCCGACGCCGCCCGCCGGGTCTCCCAGGCGCTGCTGCCCGACCCCGCACCGGCCAGCGCCTCCCGCTCCGTGCAGGCCCCCACGGTGGTTCCCCGCGGAGCAGCCGCCCGCCGCTGA